In Paracoccus sp. TOH, a single window of DNA contains:
- a CDS encoding FAD-dependent oxidoreductase, translated as MALPSSTRVVIIGGGVVGVSALYHLARAGWTDCVLLEKNELTAGSTWHAAGNCPNFAANYGVMNMQRYGLALYRGLATEVDYPINYHVTGAIRLAHSHKRMMEFERVRGMAAHMGLTMDMCTPDELQRHFPFMETHDLEGGLWDPLDGDIDPSQVTQALAKGARAHGGTIARFTPATGVSRKDGEWIVHTAKGDIRCEYVVNAAGYYAGRVGEWFLPHGGRPVPLTVMSHQYFLTEAIPEIAAWTKEHGRKLPMLRDVDSSYYLRQDTHSLNLGPYERDCRAAWVTEGDRMPEDFSFQLYPDDLDRLEWYIEDAMARVPLLGTQGVQRNINGPIPYAPDGLPMIGPMPGVPNAFEAHSFTFGIAQGGGAGKILSEWIMHGHTEWDMWSVDPRRFTGHADAQYSLAKALETYGHEYAMHFPQHEWPAGRNRKLSPNHGRLIADGAQMGAYNGWERANWFAAAGDDTSEEATLTWDRSGPWQARVRAEVQAVRDGVGVIDLCGFSRFDLEGPGAAAWLRRMIAGGLPRVGRLNLIYFPDARGRVLTEMSCIRHGDDSFTLMTAAVAQWHDLDLLSRELPAAVTLTDHTAAVTAMLVTGPKSRDLLAGLSDADLSLDWLSHQQAIVAGKPALLARVSFAGELGWEVHADSADAADIYAAIRDGGAAPFGMYALNSMRIEKGYLTWKGDLSSDYSLLETGLDRFVRLDKPQDFPGKAILQAEAQAGPRKRLSTLIVETGRQDAPSMAAVFVDGRRAGEVLSAAYGHRVDAAIAIAMLNAEAAALGTQVEIEVYGQRLKATVQETACLWDADNSHIRA; from the coding sequence ATGGCTCTTCCTTCCTCGACCCGCGTTGTCATCATCGGTGGTGGGGTGGTCGGCGTCTCGGCGCTGTATCATCTGGCCAGGGCGGGTTGGACCGATTGCGTCCTGCTTGAAAAGAACGAGCTGACGGCGGGCTCGACATGGCACGCGGCGGGGAACTGCCCGAACTTCGCCGCGAACTACGGCGTCATGAACATGCAGCGCTATGGCCTTGCGCTTTACCGTGGGCTGGCGACGGAAGTGGATTACCCGATCAACTATCACGTTACCGGCGCGATCCGTCTGGCCCATAGCCATAAGCGGATGATGGAATTCGAACGCGTGCGCGGCATGGCGGCCCATATGGGGTTGACCATGGACATGTGCACGCCCGACGAATTGCAGCGGCACTTCCCCTTCATGGAGACGCATGATCTGGAAGGTGGCCTCTGGGATCCGCTGGACGGCGATATCGACCCGAGTCAGGTGACCCAGGCGCTGGCCAAGGGCGCGCGGGCGCATGGCGGCACCATCGCGCGCTTCACCCCCGCCACGGGCGTCAGCCGCAAGGACGGCGAATGGATCGTCCATACCGCAAAGGGCGACATCCGCTGCGAATATGTGGTGAACGCGGCGGGCTATTATGCCGGGCGGGTCGGGGAATGGTTCCTGCCGCATGGCGGGCGTCCGGTGCCCCTGACCGTGATGAGCCATCAGTATTTCCTGACCGAGGCCATTCCCGAGATCGCGGCCTGGACCAAGGAACACGGGCGCAAGCTGCCGATGCTGCGCGATGTCGACAGCTCTTACTATCTGCGGCAGGATACGCATTCGCTGAACCTGGGCCCCTACGAACGCGACTGCCGGGCGGCATGGGTGACCGAAGGCGACCGGATGCCGGAGGATTTCAGCTTCCAGCTTTATCCCGACGATCTGGACCGGTTGGAATGGTATATCGAGGATGCGATGGCGCGGGTGCCGCTGTTGGGCACGCAGGGCGTGCAGCGCAATATCAACGGTCCGATCCCCTATGCGCCGGACGGACTGCCGATGATCGGTCCGATGCCTGGTGTGCCCAATGCTTTCGAGGCCCACAGCTTCACCTTCGGGATCGCGCAGGGGGGCGGGGCGGGCAAGATCCTGTCGGAATGGATCATGCATGGCCATACCGAATGGGACATGTGGTCGGTCGATCCGCGCCGCTTCACCGGCCATGCCGACGCGCAATATTCGCTTGCCAAGGCGTTGGAGACCTATGGCCATGAATACGCGATGCATTTCCCGCAGCACGAATGGCCCGCCGGGCGGAACCGCAAGCTGTCGCCGAACCATGGCCGTCTGATCGCGGATGGCGCACAGATGGGTGCCTATAACGGATGGGAACGCGCCAACTGGTTCGCGGCAGCGGGCGATGACACATCCGAGGAAGCGACGCTGACCTGGGATCGCAGCGGCCCCTGGCAGGCCCGCGTCCGCGCCGAGGTTCAGGCCGTCCGCGACGGGGTCGGGGTGATCGACCTTTGCGGCTTTTCGCGTTTCGACCTGGAAGGACCGGGCGCGGCCGCATGGCTGCGCCGCATGATTGCAGGCGGGCTGCCCAGGGTCGGGCGGCTGAACCTGATCTATTTCCCGGATGCGCGCGGCCGCGTGCTGACCGAGATGTCCTGCATCCGGCATGGCGATGACAGCTTTACATTGATGACCGCCGCCGTTGCGCAATGGCATGACCTCGATCTGCTGTCGCGCGAATTGCCCGCGGCTGTGACCTTGACCGATCACACCGCCGCCGTGACTGCGATGCTGGTGACGGGACCGAAATCGCGCGACCTGCTGGCGGGGTTGTCGGATGCGGATCTGTCGCTGGACTGGCTAAGCCATCAGCAAGCCATCGTCGCGGGCAAGCCTGCGCTTCTGGCCCGCGTGTCCTTTGCGGGCGAGCTGGGATGGGAGGTTCACGCGGATTCCGCGGATGCTGCCGACATCTATGCCGCAATTCGCGACGGGGGGGCCGCGCCCTTCGGCATGTATGCGCTGAACTCCATGCGCATCGAGAAAGGCTACCTGACCTGGAAGGGCGATCTGTCCAGCGATTACAGCCTTCTGGAAACCGGCCTTGACCGCTTTGTCCGATTGGACAAGCCGCAGGACTTTCCCGGCAAGGCCATTCTTCAGGCCGAGGCGCAGGCTGGCCCGAGAAAGCGCCTGTCCACGCTGATCGTGGAAACTGGCCGGCAGGACGCGCCCTCTATGGCGGCGGTGTTTGTGGATGGACGCCGCGCCGGAGAGGTCCTGTCGGCGGCTTATGGCCACCGCGTCGACGCCGCCATCGCGATCGCGATGCTGAATGCAGAGGCCGCTGCACTCGGAACGCAAGTCGAAATCGAGGTCTATGGTCAGCGCCTGAAAGCCACGGTTCAGGAAACCGCCTGCCTTTGGGACGCCGATAACAGCCATATCCGCGCCTGA
- a CDS encoding cupin domain-containing protein, with protein sequence MDIVDFSAKPQDSTQRRLADLPGRVVAGDPRHETHLHFRSPDGALVAGTWTSSPGKWHAFTDRDEFCHIIAGRCALISSDGQRWEFTAGQSFLIPNGFRGYWEIIETTTKHFVIREHETSGQ encoded by the coding sequence ATGGATATCGTCGATTTTTCCGCCAAACCGCAAGACAGCACGCAGCGCCGCCTTGCCGATCTTCCCGGACGAGTCGTTGCAGGCGACCCCCGGCACGAGACGCATCTGCATTTTCGCAGCCCGGATGGCGCCCTTGTCGCAGGCACCTGGACCTCGAGCCCGGGGAAATGGCACGCCTTCACCGACCGCGATGAGTTCTGCCACATCATCGCGGGCCGTTGTGCGCTGATATCCAGCGACGGGCAGCGTTGGGAATTCACGGCGGGCCAGTCCTTTCTGATCCCGAATGGCTTCAGAGGCTATTGGGAGATCATCGAAACCACGACCAAGCATTTCGTCATTCGCGAGCATGAGACCTCAGGCCAGTAG